Proteins found in one Calypte anna isolate BGI_N300 chromosome 10, bCalAnn1_v1.p, whole genome shotgun sequence genomic segment:
- the CHRNB4 gene encoding neuronal acetylcholine receptor subunit beta-4, protein MRKLYTLFLFVVGSFYLNGSSAADAEEKLMNYLLSPARYNKLIRPAVNSSQLVSIELLVSLAQLISVNEREQIMTTNVWLNQEWIDYRLAWKPSDYEGIDKLRIPAKHIWLPDIVLYNNADGTYEVSLYTNAIVKNNGSIRWLPPAIYKSACKIEVKHFPFDQQNCTLKFRSWTYDHTEIDMVLKTSTASMDDFTPSGEWDIVALPGRRTVNPLDPNYVDVTYDFIIKRKPLFYTINLIIPCVLITSLAILVFYLPSDCGEKMTLCISVLLALTVFLLLISKIVPPTSLDVPLIGKYLMFTMVLVTFSIVTSVCVLNVHHRSPSTHTMPPWVKVVFLERLPAYLFMKRPENPPPRQKLCNCKKTKAENPCMDPADFYKNSTYFLNAASAKKYDMKITETLDSASSHRDFRLRTGTKFSPEVQEAIDGVSFIAEHMKSDDNDQSVIEDWKYVAMVVDRLFLWIFVLVCVLGTVGLFLQPLFQNHTAAMNP, encoded by the exons ATGAGGAAGCTGTACACCCTCTTTCTCTTTGTAGTGGGCTCCTTTTACTTGAACG GAAGCAGTGCAGCAGATGCTGAAGAAAAGCTCATGAATTACCTGCTGAGTCCTGCCAGGTACAATAAGTTGATTCGACCTGCTGTCAACTCATCCCAGCTGGTATCTATAGAACTCCTGgtttccctggcacagctcatCAGTGTG aatGAACGGGAGCAGATCATGACTACAAACGTCTGGCTGAACCAG GAGTGGATTGACTACCGTTTGGCCTGGAAGCCCTCTGACTATGAGGGGATTGATAAGCTGAGGATACCTGCAAAACACATCTGGTTGCCAGACATTGTGCTTTACAACAA TGCTGATGGCACATATGAAGTCTCACTCTACACAAATGCCATTGTGAAGAACAATGGCAGCATCCGTTGGCTGCCTCCAGCCATTTACAAGAGTGCCTGCAAGATTGAAGTGAAGCATTTCCCCTTTGATCAGCAGAACTGCACTCTCAAGTTCCGTTCCTGGACCTACGATCACACAGAAATAGACATGGTGCTGAAAACCTCCACGGCCAGCATGGATGACTTCACACCCAGTGGAGAGTGGGACATTGTAGCCCTCCCAGGAAGAAGGACTGTAAACCCTTTGGACCCCAATTATGTGGATGTGACGTATGACTTCATTATTAAGAGGAAACCTCTCTTTTACACCATCAATCTTATCATTCCCTGTGTGCTAATTACATCCTTAGCCATCCTGGTGTTCTACTTGCCTTCagactgtggggaaaaaatgaccTTATGCATATCTGTGTTGCTTGCCTTGACTGTGTTCTTGCTGCTGATCTCCAAAATCGTCCCCCCGACATCTCTAGATGTTCCACTGATAGGGAAGTATCTCATGTTCACAATGGTCCTCGTGACCTTCTCAATAGTGACCAGTGTCTGTGTACTCAACGTCCACCACAGATCTCCAAGTACTCACACTATGCCCCCCTGGGTAAAAGTGGTTTTTCTTGAAAGACTCCCAGCCTATCTGTTCATGAAGCGTCCAGAAAATCCCCCTCCAAGGCAAAAGCTCTGCAACTGCAAGAAGACCAAGGCAGAAAATCCATGTATGGACCCAGCTGACTTCTACAAGAACTCAACGTATTTTTTGAACGCAGCCTCTGCAAAAAAATATGACATGAAAATCACTGAGACTCTTGACAGTGCCAGCAGCCATCGAGACTTTAGGTTAAGAACAGGCACCAAATTTTCTCCTGAAGTCCAAGAAGCAATTGATGGAGTCAGTTTTATAGCAGAGCACATGAAAAGTGATGACAATGATCAGAGT GTCATTGAAGATTGGAAGTATGTTGCCATGGTAGTGGACAGGCTGTTCCTCTGGATATTCGTCCTTGTTTGTGTCCTGGGCACTGTTGGATTATTTCTGCAGCCACTTTTTCAGAACCACACAGCTGCCATGAACCCTTAG